One genomic segment of Belonocnema kinseyi isolate 2016_QV_RU_SX_M_011 chromosome 2, B_treatae_v1, whole genome shotgun sequence includes these proteins:
- the LOC117167705 gene encoding transcriptional activator MN1-like: MDKFKVATLLCILLVGHQVHAVVNKANSQSSSVIEEEKTEVEAEDRISNSYGPPPGSGFNGPTPVYGPPELTGDHRPPQSFAPPPPERLPPVYGPPRQSYGSPSGLPKPQYGPPKPQYGPPKPQYGPPLSPQKLNYGPPKPQYGPPKQSYGPPPSQFRPPKPQYGPPPKFNGPLFGSSKPSHGLPIPISLEAYGPPTRKPAISFGSGPHNNYGPPSLPQSQYSAPFNNDLYGPPPPPPPGVPAPPTPPDIKYDGWQPIAGLVSTPNQGHQNQGHQNQGHQNQEHQNQAPQENYEPPSGSGSLTLNLQNLQNLDSGKSNIPSDSYGVPLNNPEDHNLKSSVHQSSASSESDGLPPPALPEFEPLHAGHGPGNSVNRYNSNSLNQFGNVETPSNQYGAPNGGNGIKGPGFELLPSPGALSDSQGLSFSSGSSSNVDAGISHSSKPSDFYGPPSAGSHSSLSSGDNLLVQQLPVAPSGNYGPPVSSIPLPPPPPVDSYGAPPASSFSANGPYPPSKGFRGGGLSSGFLSSQSFGSFGGFNRHGGQHISRNRGPPRAPQLPGSLIPPRNRQPLKFREPVPVGMLSNLNKYLPPFPSNDFNKPSKNYGPPSVVDQQLPRLNGPVSFHQSGGSQFSGSLSSSNSFGKDNSFRLNAAVAAPNVNYGTPLSFNDFNTPAPVPTYGAPNFGPPSTFTSTSNGFGGNLYSSVENSLSNTYGTPVINSPLIGGKGDCFQKANGAIGYSHADLGNSNLQNIQNHHSFSNAPSSSFSTAGGSQSSLFNAPLNAIPLNSLQTPPISQLDLEHNQQPKGNLKDSYGNPIGVSFEGSDQTVAALNTNQIHDLSQVPSAPEQNSFITGPGYFNDNGISAEALTAALTAQGYGEAKSFASNEVDASQFLRTQEGSHALALAQQGLTGEGGDGFQIQGSKGTYTLQIQAADGGLGTENSDGSIRHDQVLSNGLLQDILAAIEQPQNGGQIELQGPPRVQPLEKVYDDLSHAASNNINDNVVNDQHVSSSQKEEENRDLEELVAQASSRNEERSSNKDSESSAEDTMAIFFNDAYKESKKEMRSTSQDEKQLIEKTEMEKSS, translated from the coding sequence GTTGCAACCTTGCTCTGCATTTTATTAGTCGGCCACCAAGTTCACGCAGTCGTGAATAAAGCCAATTCGCAATCTTCGTCGGTAATCGAAGAGGAGAAAACAGAGGTCGAGGCCGAGGACAGAATAAGCAATTCTTATGGACCACCTCCAGGATCTGGATTTAATGGACCCACACCTGTATATGGCCCTCCGGAATTAACAGGGGACCATAGACCACCACAAAGTTTTGCACCACCACCTCCTGAAAGACTACCTCCTGTTTATGGACCACCTAGGCAAAGTTACGGTTCACCATCAGGATTACCAAAACCACAATATGGTCCACCAAAACCACAATACGGACCACCTAAACCACAATACGGACCACCACTATCCCCACAAAAACTGAATTACGGACCACCGAAGCCACAGTATGGACCACCCAAGCAGAGTTATGGACCACCGCCTTCTCAGTTTAGACCACCAAAGCCTCAATACGGCCCACCTCCGAAATTTAATGGACCACTTTTCGGATCTTCAAAGCCAAGCCACGGACTacccattccaatttccttagaaGCTTATGGACCACCGACTAGAAAACCAGCAATTTCGTTTGGATCAGGTCCACACAATAATTATGGACCACCTTCTCTTCCACAATCACAATATAGTGCACCATTTAATAACGATCTTTACGGACCTCCTCCACCACCTCCGCCAGGAGTTCCAGCTCCACCAACCCCTCCTGATATCAAATACGATGGTTGGCAACCAATCGCCGGATTAGTTAGCACCCCAAATCAAGGACATCAAAATCAAGGACATCAAAATCAAGGACATCAAAATCAAGAACATCAAAATCAAGCACCTCAAGAGAACTATGAACCACCTTCCGGTAGTGGAAGTTTGACGTTGAATCTTCAGAATCTTCAAAACCTCGATTCTGGAAAATCAAACATTCCGAGTGACTCTTATGGAGTTCCCCTAAACAATCCAGAAGATCACAATCTGAAATCATCTGTTCATCAATCTTCTGCTTCTTCCGAAAGTGATGGGCTACCACCACCAGCCCTTCCCGAATTCGAACCCCTGCATGCGGGCCATGGTCCAGGAAACTCTGTAAACAGATACAATTCTAATTCTCTTAATCAATTTGGCAATGTAGAAACACCTAGTAATCAGTATGGAGCACCAAACGGTGGTAATGGCATCAAGGGACCTGGGTTTGAATTACTGCCGAGTCCTGGAGCACTTTCTGATTCACAAGGCTTGTCTTTCTCCAGTGGAAGTTCTTCTAATGTAGACGCTGGTATCTCACATTCTTCTAAACCATCCGACTTTTACGGACCCCCATCTGCAGGTTCGCATAGCTCCCTATCATCAGGAGATAACTTATTGGTTCAACAATTGCCAGTGGCGCCATCGGGAAATTATGGCCCGCCTGTTTCTAGTATCCCATTACCTCCACCACCCCCGGTTGATTCATACGGTGCTCCACCAGCTTCATCATTCTCGGCAAATGGACCATATCCACCATCAAAAGGCTTCCGAGGAGGTGGACTCTCATCAGGATTTTTGTCATCTCAATCGTTCGGTTCATTTGGAGGATTCAATAGACATGGAGGTCAACACATTTCGAGAAATCGAGGACCACCAAGGGCACCTCAGCTACCAGGATCTTTGATCCCCCCGCGTAATAGACAGCCGTTAAAGTTCAGAGAACCTGTTCCAGTTGGAATGCTTTCTAATCTGAATAAGTATCTTCCGCCTTTCCCATCCAATGACTTTAACAAGCCCTCGAAAAATTATGGTCCACCGTCAGTAGTTGACCAACAGCTCCCACGCTTGAACGGACCTGTTTCCTTCCATCAATCTGGCGGTTCCCAATTTTCGGGATCTTTATCTTCCAGCAATAGCTTTGGAAAGGACAACTCATTCCGATTGAATGCTGCAGTAGCTGCACCCAATGTTAACTATGGCACACCATTGTCTTTTAATGACTTCAATACTCCAGCTCCAGTGCCGACTTATGGGGCGCCGAACTTTGGTCCTCCTTCAACGTTCACCTCGACTTCAAATGGATTTGGTGGAAATCTTTACAGTAGTGTGGAAAATTCACTCTCCAATACCTACGGTACACCTGTTATAAATTCCCCCCTCATCGGAGGAAAAGGTGACTGTTTCCAAAAAGCTAATGGAGCTATAGGATACAGCCATGCTGATCTTGGAAATTCCAATTTACAAAACATCCAAAACCATCATAGCTTTTCAAATGCACCATCGTCTAGTTTCTCAACTGCTGGGGGGAGCCAGAGCAGTCTATTCAATGCACCCTTGAACGCCATACCTTTGAATTCCTTACAGACGCCACCAATCAGTCAACTTGATCTCGAACATAATCAACAGCCAAAAGGAAATTTGAAAGACAGTTATGGAAATCCTATTGGGGTATCATTCGAAGGATCCGACCAAACTGTTGCTGCTCTTAACACTAACCAAATTCATGATTTGTCCCAAGTGCCATCTGCTCCGGAACAAAATTCCTTCATTACAGGACCTGGATACTTCAACGATAATGGAATATCGGCTGAAGCACTTACAGCAGCTCTAACTGCTCAGGGATACGGTGAAGCTAAGAGTTTTGCTTCTAACGAAGTAGATGCGAGTCAATTTTTGAGAACACAAGAAGGTAGCCATGCGCTTGCTTTGGCTCAACAAGGACTAACTGGAGAAGGTGGTGATGGCTTCCAGATTCAAGGATCCAAGGGAACATACACTCTTCAGATTCAAGCTGCAGATGGTGGTTTGGGAACCGAAAACTCTGATGGTAGCATTAGGCATGATCAAGTTCTATCCAATGGCCTTCTTCAGGATATCCTTGCAGCAATTGAACAACCACAAAATGGTGGTCAAATTGAACTCCAAGGACCACCTCGAGTTCAGCCCCTGGAAAAAGTCTACGACGATTTGTCTCATGCTGCATCTAACAATATTAATGATAATGTTGTAAACGATCAACACGTCTCCAGTTCTCAGAAGGAGGAAGAAAACAGAGATTTGGAGGAACTAGTAGCCCAAGCTTCATCTAGAAACGAGGAAAGATCTTCAAATAAAGATTCTGAGTCCTCAGCAGAAGATACAATGGCTATTTTCTTTAACGATGCTTACAAGGAATCCAAAAAGGAAATGAGGTCCACATCACAGGACGAAAAACAACTTATAGAGAAAACTGAGATGGAGAAATCTAGTTGA